GAATTGTCTAATAAATgcatgaaaatatttttgtttaaacCTAAAACCTTGTATCTTCTGTTGCTGCAGTGCTTCTATGGCTGCTCACTGCAGCCTGTATAAAGACTGGTCGACCACAGATTGCTCGAAGAGCAATAGAGCTCGCGGAAACCAGGCTGCTGAAAGATAGCTGGCCTGAATATTATGATGGTAAGATTGGAAGGTATGTAGGGAAACAAGCAAGGAAATTCCAGACATGGTCCATAGCTGGTTATTTGGTGGCCAAGATGATGCTGGAAGACCCATCCCATGCTGGGATGGTCTCTCTGGAAGAGGACAAGGCCATGAAACCTCTAATAAAGAGATCAGCTTCATGGACTTGCCCAGATCCTGCAAATTGAGTCAACCATGTAAACCACATTAGTTTCGCCAAATTTATCATGATCATGCCCGTCATGAGAGCAAACAATTTATGGAACACCAATAAGTCGGATTCTGATTGCAAGATGAGAATGCCTATCACATCACTGCAACTCTTTGCATTAATGAAGACGGTCTTGCAAATCCCAATATCTATCTGGACCAGGTGCTAATTAGAGGCTGGATTCATTCGGTTCTCTAGCATTCATACTTCAACAGAAGATCAAAGCGTTAATTTAATTTCTCTTTACTCGGATATCTTCATCTAAAAGTGCTGTTGCTCTTCATTTTTTATGTACATTGTTCGAAATTTTTCAGTTTGTGATTCTTGCTAATAAAATCACTTTAGTTTCCATGTCTGAATGAATAAAATATATTTGTTAGGGATGTTTTGGTATTGCTTAGAGTTTCTTGTCTACAAATTTACCACATTTCTATGCATCAAATAGAGACATCTTCATTTTATTCCACATAGCAAACTAAAAGGCATCTCGGTGCACAAAGCTCCTATCAATACGAAATTCTGAAGAAGGGTCTATTATACATAGTCTTACCTTACATACATTACAAGAGACTGTTTTCATGACTCAAATCCGTGATCACTAGGTCACAcaacaacaactttaccattacgCCAAAATTAATATTTCACGTAccaaactaaaatgcataaatTCTTCATTCTTTCGTTCCTTGAgaaaaactattatatataaCTATTCTATCTATTCTTTTGTCAATTATAACAATTAAATCACCATAAATGATAGCTAAAAAAATACAAAGGTGTCCTCTCGGGGCGGTTTGGTGGTTAAGACATGGGATGTTATCACATGAGGTCttagggtcgaaactcggcgtgtcTGAGCATGCCTTGGCCGCCTACACTAATGCCTTTTGccacataaaaataaacaaaaatcctCAATGGTTAAGCTCTCTAATAGATAATCAAGAGATCTAAAGTTCGAATCTTAGTTATGACGTACTAAGATTGCATGACATAGGATGTGCTTGACACAACCTAGACAGAAATGGGTCATGCAAGGCTCGGCCTATGTCACAGGAGGTCCATGCTAGGCGAAGGGGACATGACCCATGTGCTTATGCTAGCAAAGTTTCTAATCGGAACAGACCCAACACGacataaaaaatataaagaaatagAATCATTCTATTGAATTGATTGATTAAATTGTATAAGAAAGGGTGACTCGTTCTTACTTTGTCAGTCTTCACATTGTTATTCAAATTTTATGTTATGTCAATTTTGATAGAAGAGTACTCTAGTTTACCTATGCCATGTGCATACCAATCAATCAACTATTGCAATTATATGATCATCAGAACAAgtataattcaatttttttaatcagCAAAATAACTTCAATAAGGTGAAATCTAATCACGAATATGTATTTATCTTGTACAATAAACAAAATTTCCAGAAATTCTACGAAGCAATTAAGCAAGGAATCGTTCAACTGATTCTCTTACAATGGTTTAGAAAACAATTTCTTGAGAAAGTATGTATCATGTTCAAGGAAATATATATCATAACCCATTTCTCTTTGTTTacatatattttttctattttttgagTAAACACTGCTTTGAAGGAGATGGGCAGGTTAATGAAATTAGACTCACCTCTCTCTCTCCATGAAGCAATCTTCTGAGTTGTTTTTTGCCGAAACCCAAGAACAATTTGTCAAGCAGAATTGCCCTTATGTCGACTGGACAATCAAGTCTGATCTAACACGTGCATGCTCTTCTGCATCACAGCACTGCTATGGAAGGGCCGTCCTCTTCCTGATGCAAATCCATAAGCTTCATCTGCTCTGTCGACACTGTTCTTATAATTTGAGTTCTTGATAGCTCCGAGGACAACAAATCAAGAATTGGCCATAAATCAATAAAAAGTGGGTTTGATTCATCTCCAGCAACAAACTCCTGAACCACATTGTTCACCTCAATCAGGCTGCAGCCTGGTGTCTTCTTCATATTCATGCTTCTCACTAATTTCCTCATCTTAGCGACAGCATCCCACCTTCCTGCAGCAGCATAAATGTTTGAAAGCAACACATAGTTGCCAGTGTCCTCTGGTTCAAGCTCAAGTAGCCTCTCTGTCACATTTACAGCTGTTTTGAGATCTCCATGGGTTTTACAAGAACTAAGCAAAGAACCCCAGATGCTAACATCAGGTGTAAATGGCATGCCATTTACGAGTTCCATAGCACGACTAATGCAGCCTGCTCGACCAAGGAGATCCACCATACAACCGTAATGCTCAATTTCAGGATCAATACCATAGACATTCTTCATTGAACTGAAGTACTGCATTCCCTCATCCACTAATCCAGCATGAGAACAGGCAGATAAAAGCCCAAGAAATGTAATGCAATTTGGCCTCACTCTCGTATCATTCTCCATTTCCATAAACAACTTGATTGCATCAAACGCCCTCCCATGCGTTGCAAGCCCACTGATCATTGTGCTCCATGAGATAACGTCTCTTATTCGCAAACTGTCGAATATCTGACGGGCTTGGTCAATGTTTCCACATTTAGCATACATCTCCATGAGGGCATTGCATATGAATGTCTTCTTCAGCAACCTGTGCTTACTACAGAAGGCATGTATCCACTTGCCCAACTCCAGAGCTCCCAAGTGAGCACATGCTGGTAATACTGACACGATGCTAATGTCATCCGGTTCCAGGCCTTCTGACTGCATCTCACTGAAGGCCTCTATAGCATCAGAGTAGCAACCGATGGAGGTGTAACCAGAGATCAATGCGGTCCATGAGACTACTGTTCTCTCGGGCATTCTGTTGAACATATTTCTAGCTTTCCTCATCTGCCCCAACCGAGCATGGGCCGTGATTAGCATATTCCAAGATATCACATCTCTCTCCGCCATTTCGTCGAACAGGCAATGTGCGCTGATTAAATCATCGCTCCTAGTGTACATTTCGATCAAAGAGTTCTGAATGATAGAATTGGACATCAAACATGACCTAGAAACACGGGCGTGAAGTTGCTTGCCGAGATGCAGAGCCGCCAGGCCGGCGCAAGCTTTGATAACAAAGGGATATGTGAATCGATCCGCAAAAAGGCCATCTTGCTTCAGCATCCGCCTGTAGAGATCGATTGCCTCCTCAAAAAGGTTCTTTTTGGCGTAGTTTTTTATCAATTCGTTGTACAAGAAGACGTTGGGTTGCTCCACCTGGTTGAATACTAGCGTCGCGTAGTCCAGCCTTCCGATGGCGCTGCAAATGCTTATGATTCTGGTCGAAAGGTAACAACTTTGGGAGAGGGAAGATACCACAATGCGAGCATGGACTTGCTTCAATTTCGCAAGCCCAGTGCAGTTCCTCAGAGTGGGCACGACCTGGTCCTCCATTTCCCTGATGGCCAAGGTTGGAATTCTCATTTCGTGAATTGCGAGAGTGGGGAATTCCGGTGACACTGGAACTAGGCAGCATAGCATCTGactgaagagaggaggaggaggagggggcgtTGCGATATGAGATGTGCAAcctcaagcttgacttgagcatcaaaggaggGTTTTGTTGAGCTCCAAAATCTCCATTTGAAATGGATTGAGCCCGGCCGAGTCGGTTGATGACTGCCTGACCTAAGTTTTCTTTATTCCTTCAAACGGGTGCACAACTATAGAATATTGAGTTTTTTTATTCTCCACCTGGAACATTTTTTAATTTCCTCTAAGTAACAAACTTCTtcgatattatttatttattttttataaattatatactttacttataaaattaCCAACACacatgttttttaaaatatttttccccCTCCGTAGTCCAATTTCACTTTTGTCCAACAAAGACTACTCCAACCGATAATAACATAGATATTCATGAAAACATGATTAAATTTAGGGTTtaggtaggggtgtaaatgagtcaagccgctcgtgagctattcgaaactcgattcgataaaagctcgtttgagctcgtttaatgaggctcgttaagataaacaaaccaagctcaagcttcataatattcggctcgttagctcgtgaacatgttcgttaagctcataaatcaacttttaaataaaaaaataatagttttgatattgaatttatagattttacactctacttatgaaaaacatagataaatatattaaatttatttattagaataaaattataaattttaacaagaatattataatttttttaaaatatataatttaatttttaatgaatatttaaatttataatttatatttattaagctcgtttaggttcgataaaagctcgaataagctcgtgagccatgaatatattcgttaaataaagctcgagctcggctcgattataaatgagtcaaactcaaacatccaagagttcggctcggctcggctcgattacacccctaggtttaggatttagggtttagagtttagggatTGAGTTGACCTCGTgagtcatccgagttggtatgtggcgAGTGTTGCCACAATAAGGTCGCAGGGTCGATCCTCGGAGCAGCtggggaataaatcccctatcccagTATTACACCCTGTTCATCATATGCTCGCTCGGATGCTGCTATTTACCttcctcgtgatggccttggatTGGGTACGGCGGGGGCGCTAGGGGCGAACGTTTGCCTTAAATTTGATTATACTCATCTCAAACGATTTAGTATCATCAATctcataataaaatataaatagataaatcATGATATATAGTAGTCTCCTAAGTGAGAAGACATAACCTAAGGTGATAAAATCTCCAAGAATCTATCGGTGCTCAATCCTACAAATCTATCATCCGAATACCAACTACACTACCCATGAGAACACAATTGAGTTGGTCAAGTGACAATCTAACTAAGATTTCATAAGTGCCTTCATTGTCTATTCCAGCAAGGAAAAAAGGATGAAGGCAAACACGAGAGAGAATGAGATGGTGAttttcttttgtttacttttttttttttttttttgaactccAAGTTATGTTAATAAGTGTTTACTTTTAAGATTTAGGGGTTAGGTTATAGtattaaatacaaaaaaaatcaaatggaaaaaaaattaagtgtgCACGAAGTGTGCAAggtatcaaaattatatatatagtcCTGATGTCCTACACATTGCATAGTGCACGATTCTGAGCGTGCAAGACATCAgcgacattttttatttttttattattttgtttattttgaatttaaaaaattaacatttccttatataaattctgaatacattaatatatctcaTAAACTCATTACTATACATCGCAAATGCTTAAATTTTTttcgtttttatttttttcttttaactaaacaCTATAAATCAATTGGGAAGCTTGAACGCTaaaggtaaaatcttaaaaattttagCTTGAATACTACAACGCAATTAGGAAGCCTAAAATTTAAGAATagagaattaaaaatatattttaattaattttttaatccaaaatttaattaaaaaaacaccGTTGATATCCTGCGCGCGCACAGTCGTGCACTGTGCAGGCGTGTAGGATATCAGCtgcatatatatctatatatagagagagaaagagagagagagatcttgtCCGTCGCACAGTGTGCAACTGTACAGTAGGATATCAACtacgtttcatttttttttttaaaacaagtaAGGctaaaaaaagtattttttttaaaataactttgggtttagggtttaggatttaaTATTTAGTACGAGTGTCAAAAAATGAACGACCTGACAACTTGACCCGAATCAATCGGAAAAAATCAGGTTCAAGTTGAGGATTTTCGGGTTAGTTTCGAGTTGGAGATTTTTGGGTTGGGTTTGAGTTATCTCGGGTTAACCCGAATTTAGATTTTAGTGGATTTTTtagagttaaattaaattttattttaaaaattaagatgttttatatatatatatcaatattaatgttagtatgataatgatagagtattgagataaaagtaaagaattataagaaaaataataaaaaaatcatttttaatcggATTATTCGAGCCAAATTCGGATTAGTCGGATTCAAGTTCGGGTTTAGGGGTTTCAGATTATATTCGGGTCCGGGTCAAATTCAGGTTgggattttttataatttttttcaatcTGACCTGAACCCGACCTGACCCACCCAAATTGACACCCCTATTGTTTAGGATATAGTATTAATTATGTGTATTTTTTTAAGAGTTTAGTATTTAGGGTGCGTAATTTGTTTAGCtttgagtttagggtttaggtaTTTAGGTTTAGTATTTTGGGgtgtgtatttttttaaaattttttttagggtttaagatttaaACTTTAGGATATAATATTTATgatgtgtaattttttttttttagtttttgtgacccaaagtttaaaaaaaaaaaagaaatgttgCTGATATCCTACAttcgtgtgtgtgtatatataactacaattgtaaattttttaaatatctaaATCACACAcacttcttttaaaattacttaccTAGTTTTCAAAATACTCATTCTCTCTAACATCTTCCTTCCTCCATCCTTAAATTACTTACCTAGTTTTCAAAATACTCATTCTCTCTAACATCTTCCTTCCTCCATCCTTTGTTCGTTGCTCGAATAGGCAATGAAGGCACCCATGGAATCCTAGTTAGATTGTCGCTTGACCAACTCAATCGTGTCCTCACGAATAACGTAGTTGGTACTCGGATAGTAAATTTGTCAGATtgggtgtatatatatatatatatatatatatatacacttttCATCTAGGTGAGCTCACTGGGGCGATGCATAATGTGCCCCTGTGTGTGACTATGTCAcctcatttttttatttctttattttttttccttacaaTTAAGTAATATAAAGTTTTGTCTTTATAGTTTATGAGTTGTGTTATAATATTAAGTACAAAACAAatcaaaatgaaaaaaatttagGTGCTCACGACGTGTGCGGCGTAAGGGGTGCAAGATAACAAAATCATATATATAATGAGTATAGAAGGACCCAAGGAACataatagaaaattataaaatttaggcTTATGTAGCAGTTTTAGTCAAAATTGCTATGCGAATCTAAATcgatataaattagaaaaaaaaaaagtaaagggTGATGACAATGCTTAAGGAACACGACAAGAGGGGTTATTAGTGAAATTTAGACAATTTAGGTTAATGAAGTAGTTTTAGCTAAAACAGAAACATATTTTCAAATGGGTGTGAATTGAAAACAAAGAGCAGAGGATAGATAATTAAGAGGACTAAAGTTTGAATTCCAATGAAGATGATTCTGAAGGTTAGCCTTTGAGTGTGCATAAGTCGTGTTCTGAATTTACCTGGTAGGTGAACTAGGAGGGAAGATTGTCTTCCTCTAGGATTAGTAGGGCAAAGCTCAGATACCTGGATTATATATAACAATAAACAAAGACATAGGACAAGTATAGAAGACTTGAGGAATATAATGTTTTTCAATTTTCTTAGTTCTTCAAGTCACTGAGCGTGTTATCTTGATCGCACCAAGCCATCATCAAACTCACTCGACTTGTTGAGTGACAAACTCTTGAAATTCCTTGTATATTTTGTCAACTCTTTgaacaactcaaatacacatcaAATCATAATGTAAAACCTAACATAAACCTTTGCAAAACATTAAAATCAAACTCAATTACagtaacatatcttttaatatattCTTCCTAATTTAGTTATTACTTTTATAAATAAATGGATTCAACAAGCtcctttaataattaaaattatgtatTAATGTTAAATAATTACTGATTAACaacttctatattttttttgatGGCAAAACCACTTGACCATTAAGAGGATCTTACTCATGTGTGATAATAATTATGAATAATGTTTAGTTATATCTCCAAGGAGGTAGAAGTTTAGTATCATAATAGCTATCAAAGTTTCTTTATAGTATTTATTCAACTTCAATCTTTATTCTAGTGTTCTTATGAACAACgctaattaaatattaattagaaCTATAAACATATTTTTTTATAACTTCTTTAAATGATGTTTGATATATTGATGCAAGATGATCCAAATATCGTTCATactattttgagtaatttttgaatttgttggtatttaatgtattttttctattaggatatttttagtaatttttgtctTTTGCATTTTTGGATTTTGAGTCCATTTAGGGATTTTAGGATTGTGAGTATATTAAGAATTTTTCCTTtctgttaggatttttttttccttttttttacaaGTTAGAATTTTGGATGCTGGATTAGTCCCCATATTAGGTGTTGGAATATTTATGTGAATGACAATCAAATTATTTCTTGAGTGAAAACTCTAATAAGTCTTTTAAGTTCAGATTTACTAAGTTCTTCAATATAGTAATCAAATGTAATACGATAATCCTATAACTTTTTCATGTCTAAGTAATCAATTCTCGCAgagtatacaaaatcaaaaccaAACTCAACATCCAACAAGTTAGCATGTACAACAGAATGACAAAAAAGATTTATTTGCCAACCAATATAACGAATCTCAATAAATTATTTCTTGATCATCTTATGCCCAAGAGTTGTTTGATTAATCAAGTCAATGTAATGCATTGTGGCTTCATTATGCGTACACCAACCACCATCTATAAATTCTAACTGTCTAGAATCTGTGTAGGCCAGTTGAGAAGTATCCCCTGATTCGTCCTTAGAAATCAACAATCCCTTACAAAAGACTAAATCGCAGGGGTCATCATCATAAATTACCTCGTCATATATCAACTCACTAGTTGACTCGGTCTCATCTTCATCGTAAATTGAATCACTGAGTATTTAGATCTTATTGTCTATATCTTTctcaagaaattttttattcaaattaaaataaaagaactTACGATCTTTAACATCTCAAGCACTATGATCACATTATGAGACTTCCTCAGCCAGAACATGTATGTCACGACCTTGACCACATAACTCACAATCTTCAAGATCTTGCATAGCTAGACATTGAGATAACTCCATGACTTGTCTTTGTAGATCTTCAAGTATCTCGTCTTAGGTACTACGATCACAGTGCGAGTCTTGAGTGCAAGTATCCCCAATTGAGTACCCCGGATTCCAACACCTAATCTTGGATGCTGGATGAGTACTCAAAGTTTCAGCAATTGTTACTTAAAAACTTGTTAATTCCGGAGGAAAACTTGTTGATCCTAGAAGAGCTCTAGGTAGAAGCGCTACTCTAAACTCGAGGACGAGTTTTTTTTTAATCCGGGGTGACTAATACAGGAAGATCTAAATATCTTTCATACTATTTgagtaatttttgaaattttttgttaTTTAAGgcatttttagtaatttttgttttttgtattttttatttttattttgagtccatttagaaattttaaaattgtaaGTTTGTTAAGAATTTTTTGTTTATGTTAGAAATTCTTTACTTTTACAAGTTAGAATTTTGGGTCTATATAAATGTCTTGTTAGTTGATATTTAGGGAgaggttttttttattaataatattttttgacAATGCCATTATTTTCCTATTTCATGATAGCCCTCTTTGAATCAATAGTTGTATAAAATTGCTTTCAATATTTGTGCACGAATCAACGGATTCAATAGCTGATAATTGTTATCTCGCCTAACGTTAGATATTTCTATGCACGATGGACATTCAAACATATATCAGTAAGTTATCATATTTCAATAGTAAAATGCATTAGGTTATAATAATTTGATAGAAACTTTACTCTATTACACAATTTTGGGAGAAAACATTTTTATAACATAGttcaaattataaatatattattttctaATGCACTGTTGTTCATCTCAAATAAATACAATAATGTTGATATAAATTCATGCTTAaacatttaaatattttaatcatCACCTCATTATTGAGTGATGCATATCGGTACAAACTTTATCACATGAATTCATGTAAAAACAAATAGATATCATACCATACATATGCATATCAGAACCTTTTAGTCCATAAGTGAGAGGTGGTAAAGAAAATTGCAGATTGTAACTTCTGAAATTTTAAGATGTGTGATAAGTTCACTTAGTCAGACTTAATATATCAGAAATGGATGAACATTATTATCTTTCTTTCATTAGGTTAGCATcattaataaatttgaaaaaaaaatgttgataAGATTTTCTAGCTTGTGAATAAAGTACTTGACAAAAAGGATTCGAACACACTAAATAGAAATTCACTTCCCATTAACTTCCTCAGTTTGATATTTAAGATCCACCCATACCACTATAAAACAGCTTCTTTGTTGCTTTAATATTCCATGTTGATGAGAGGCTCTGCCTACTATCATGATACCGAATCTGACACAAAGAATCTTGAACCAGGGAACCTTGTTTGCCTCTGGTAAAAATAACAAAAGAA
This region of Zingiber officinale cultivar Zhangliang chromosome 9A, Zo_v1.1, whole genome shotgun sequence genomic DNA includes:
- the LOC122018585 gene encoding pentatricopeptide repeat-containing protein At2g20540-like, giving the protein MLCCLVPVSPEFPTLAIHEMRIPTLAIREMEDQVVPTLRNCTGLAKLKQVHARIVVSSLSQSCYLSTRIISICSAIGRLDYATLVFNQVEQPNVFLYNELIKNYAKKNLFEEAIDLYRRMLKQDGLFADRFTYPFVIKACAGLAALHLGKQLHARVSRSCLMSNSIIQNSLIEMYTRSDDLISAHCLFDEMAERDVISWNMLITAHARLGQMRKARNMFNRMPERTVVSWTALISGYTSIGCYSDAIEAFSEMQSEGLEPDDISIVSVLPACAHLGALELGKWIHAFCSKHRLLKKTFICNALMEMYAKCGNIDQARQIFDSLRIRDVISWSTMISGLATHGRAFDAIKLFMEMENDTRVRPNCITFLGLLSACSHAGLVDEGMQYFSSMKNVYGIDPEIEHYGCMVDLLGRAGCISRAMELVNGMPFTPDVSIWGSLLSSCKTHGDLKTAVNVTERLLELEPEDTGNYVLLSNIYAAAGRWDAVAKMRKLVRSMNMKKTPGCSLIEVNNVVQEFVAGDESNPLFIDLWPILDLLSSELSRTQIIRTVSTEQMKLMDLHQEEDGPSIAVL